In Oncorhynchus gorbuscha isolate QuinsamMale2020 ecotype Even-year linkage group LG08, OgorEven_v1.0, whole genome shotgun sequence, one genomic interval encodes:
- the LOC124041776 gene encoding desmoplakin-like has translation METDTTIHKLSPERPWGGGGGGGGGYGGGLGGGASVQSIQHKAFFLQSQCQEYLQRVQQILQAGGPAGEVDKLMSMSSEAIDQLKGCAMELQHMKQPKDNIIKSIQHLQNMQSGITSSISGSTQRKSRGSIGWEERGRAYTDAMSWIGQQKRLIETSPWGEDAAATEQQILNQNKFHSSIQRSQEVERARDELAQNDDKGGLHSLQQEWDSLQKMSFARTGQLRELQNMIEEISRAIMWVNEREEEELVFNWGDKNIDVYIPKKQESYSKLMSALEVKEKELNKLKQKVDGLLKNNHPASDKIEAYMDTLQTQWSWLLQITKCIHVHLKENAAYSQFFKEANETYSKLQKEHENIRKKFTCDKGTSLENLTELLKNLEREKETIMENKRQVKNLVNKSKSIVRLRPRNPEEKSSSPSPVIVQALCDFKQDQKGIFKGDEGILTDNTQRSKWHVTGPGGLDMLIPSVCLLIPPPNPLSIGLANKNEQYYEAIMGIWNQLYINIKSLISWQYCVKDINHINSLNLTMLSQMRPEEYRNIIKSLETHYQEFLRSSQGSEMFGEDEKKKMEGQYSGAQTHYDTLVIGLPTYNQSKVDVVKQEVVKLVVQHEPSIKAETTNTLQGSTLSLTLLSDFHALRRRLELAESGLSHHLHVPLGENSVHECSQRLLKLEGIRHDLDGVRDEYLRLRERVLRQLEGTAADSEQAKFLRKELDLLNQKLGDLQGLSSAYLQRLSYLRNLLQSLLQAEDVIKVHEARLTEKETTSLDLNEVEHYRSSLKQMKSELEHKRDLLKAMESDLVNAVHVNSQISASFHKCDVDLSKYADLVGQMSDRWRRIQTQIDSRVWDLEKQEKQLRHFQQSRGVVDQWIDNAKQRQDTLQAAKFSDIQNLMEHLNRQKVLHSEIKGKKEKVELVQKDADTCAASIKDYELQLASYSAGLETLLNIPIKRTVLQSPATVVREEATDLQSRYIELLTRSSDYYKFLGEMLKNMEELKIRNTKIELLEEELRRLKDNIQDRSEKNRSLEDALSSYKLELSQSKEQLISMEEVKRTTAMQASVARESLDTTSSQLTELSDKLARLTYQLDEEKRKRRLAEERYTSQQEEYEAAVRRRQKELDEVNWSKIDLEKAVKDKERELERLRMQLEEEATRRRGAEQDISKTSMMVQQSQNHYTEILSERDTLLIKLKQLEQDKTRQGRYEEELNRVKVSLETELRNKQRLQEERDKIHKDFTYWKSQYELKEGQMRQCDSDKDKMERERLSLKSDLERMMVELRTVEERYKGRLQSSQGEVSDLALKRDSLERELRRLQQRPDSMSIQTQTDEKVVTVDPSKLVFDGVRRKVTAHQLCDCGIISKATLEQLLKGKRTVEDVAVDIQLSLKGTGVIAGMVRGPKGRMSITEAKTKNLLSQESAIMLLEAQAATGHIMDPKFNEKMSVDAACSRGVVDTDDRDTLMTAEAAGTGFKDPYTGKLLSIGQALKQNRLDKKTALRLLQAQESVGGILDPVLSVFLPKDLALDRNLIDEDLYRALNKKPACYLDPITEEKISYSDLRLKCRMEPASGLLLLPVPEKPMTVQGLRGEVSVTELINSNLLSETDVQKLNQGKLSSKEIEDKLKNYLHGSTCIAGIYDEANNRIMTIYQAMKEGLLRRGTTLELLEAQAASGFVIDPINNVCMNVEEAWKRGLVGKEFKDKLMSAEKAVTGYKDPHTGNTISLFQAIEKDLIEKGHGIRLLEAQIASGGIIDPKESHRIDVDIAYKRGYFDEEMNEILTYEGDDTKGFFDPNTQENLTYLQLKERCITDPKTGLVLLPLRDKTNPQQMVQQSSQKNILRKRRVVIVDPDTGKEMTVREAYHKELIDYDTFLDLSEQECEWEEITIRASDGSARMVVVDRKTGTQYDIQDSLDRGIIDQTSLDQYRLGTLTLTKFADLITSKSSLSELSITASNMEDVATCTSPTQACPSSPTVRKRFNSISITFSPTDEFDEGSPIAAIFDMETMEKITIPEALRRGIVDAITAQKLLEAQACTGGIINPTNGQRLNLQDAVHQGLIDDDMATKLKPAQKAFMGFEDVKTKRKMSVVEAMKEKWLPYEAGTRFMEFQYLTGGLLEPGKGQKTSIETAIRRGWLDGKGAQKLQDTRSHTKYLTCPKTKLKISYKEAMDSCMVEEGNGMKMLQASSMSSKGISSPYNVSNPGSRSGSRAGSLATSRTGSRSGSRRGSVDYSSSYSTFTTSASNTLSVNSKF, from the exons CGTCTGATCGAGACGTCTCCGTGGGGTGAGGACGCAGCCGCCACCGAGCAACAGATCCTGAACCAGAACAAGTTCCACAGCTCTATACAGAGGAGCCAAGAGGTGGAACGTGCCAGAGATGAGCTG GCTCAAAATGATGACAAGGGTGGCCTCCATTCCCTGCAGCAAGAATGGGACAGTCTGCAG AAAATGTCATTTGCTCGTACGGGCCAGCTGAGAGAGCTGCAGAACATGATTGAGGAGATCTCCAGGGCCATCATGTGGGtcaacgagagagaggaggaggagctggtgTTCAACTGGGGAGACAAGAACATCGACGTCTACATCCCCAAGAAACAGGAAAGCTACTCC AAACTGATGAGTGCCCTGGAGGTAAAGGAGAAGGAGCTAAACAAACTGAAGCAAAAAGTCGATGGCCTCCTGAAGAACAATCACCCAGCCTCAGACAAAATCGAG GCCTACATGGACACTCTGCAGACCCAGTGGAGCTGGCTGCTCCAGATCACCAAGTGTATTCATGTCCATCTGAAGGAGAACGCTGCCTACAGTCAG TTCTTCAAGGAGGCCAATGAGACCTACAGCAAGCTGCAGAAGGAACATGAGAACATCCGTAAGAAGTTCACCTGTGATAaaggaacatctctggagaaccTCACTGAGCTCCTCAAGAACCTTGAG agagagaaggagacgatCATGGAGAATAAGAGGCAGGTCAAAAACCTGGTCAACAAGTCCAAGAGCATTGTGAGGCTGAGACCACGTAACCCTGAGGAGAAGAGTAGTAGTCCTAGTCCTGTTATAGTACAGGCCCTGTGTGACTTCAAGCAAGaccag AAAGGGATCTTCAAGGGGGACGAGGGCATCCTGACGGACAACACCCAGCGCAGTAAGTGGCACGTGACGGGTCCTGGAGGTCTGGACATGCTGATCCCATCTGTGTGCCTCCTCATCccccctcccaaccccctcaGCATCGGACTGGCCAACAA GAATGAGCAGTACTACGAGGCCATCATGGGCATCTGGAATCAGCTCTACATCAACATCAAGAGCCTCATCTCCTGGCAGTACTGTGTTAAAGACATCAACCACATTAACTCTCTCAACCTCACCATG CTGTCCCAGATGCGTCCTGAGGAGTACCGTAACATCATAAAGAGTCTGGAGACTCACTACCAGGAGTTCCTCCGCAGCAGCCAAGGCTCCGAGATGTTTggagaggatgagaagaagaagatggagggcCAGTATTCTGGAGCCCAGACCCACTACGACACACTGGTCATAGGGCTGCCTACATACA ATCAATCCAAAGTGGACGTGGTCAAGCAGGAGGTGGTCAAGCTGGTGGTCCAGCATGAGCCGTCCATCAAGGCGGAGACGACCAATACCTTGCAGGGCTCTACCCTCAGCCTGACCCTGCTTAGTGACTTCCACGCCCTCAGACGCAGGCTGGAGCTGGCCGAATCCGGCCTTAGCCACCACCTCCATGTGCCCCTGGGGGAGAACAGTGTGCATGAGTGCTCACAGCGTCTCCTAAAGCTGGAG GGCATACGCCATGATCTGGACGGGGTGCGTGATGAGTACCTGAGGCTAAGGGAGAGGGTCCTCAGGCAGCTGGAAGGGACAGCAGCAGACTCAGAGCAGGCCAAGTTCCTCAGGAAAGAGCTGGACCTCCTCAACCAGAAACTGGGAGATCTGCAGGGACTATCCTCTGCCTACCTCCAGAG ACTGTCATATCTGCGGAACTTGCTACAGAGCCTCCTCCAGGCTGAGGATGTCATCAAGGTCCACGAGGCCCGTCTGACTGAGAAGGAGACCACCTCCCTGGATCTCAACGAGGTGGAGCACTACAGATCCTCCCTCAAG CAAATGAAGTCTGAACTGGAACATAAGAGAGACTTGCTGAAGGCCATGGAGAGTGACCTGGTCAATGCAGTCCACGTGAACAGTCAGATCTCAGCCTCCTTCCACAAGTGTGATGTGGACCTGTCCAAGTACGCTGACCTGGTGGGTCAGATGTCTGACCGCTGGCGACGCATCCAGACCCAGATTGACAGCAG AGTGTGGGAcctggagaaacaggagaaacagctAAGACATTTCCAGCAGAGCAGAGGAGTGGTAGACCAGTGGATAGACAATGCTAAGCAGCGCCAGGACACCCTGCAGGCAGCCAAGTTCAGCGACATCCAGAACCTCATGGAGCACCTCAACAGACAGAAG GTGCTGCACAGTGAGATCAAAGGGAAGAAGGAGAAGGTGGAGCTTGTACAGAAGGATGCGGACACCTGCGCCGCCTCCATCAAG GACTATGAGCTGCAGCTGGCCTCCTACAGTGCTGGACTGGAGACCCTGCTGAACATCCCCATTAAGAGAACCGTGCTCCAGTCCCCTGCCACTGTGGTCAGAGAAGAG GCAACTGACCTCCAGTCTCGATACATTGAGCTCCTGACCCGCTCCAGTGATTATTACAAGTTCCTGGGGGAGATGTTGAAAAACATGGAGGAACTGAAG ATAAGGAACACCAAGATCGAGCTTCTGGAGGAGGAGCTGAGGCGTCTGAAGGATAACATCCAGGACCGCAGCGAGAAGAACCGTTCCTTAGAGGATGCCCTGTCCAGCTATAAGCTAGAGCTCTCACAGTCTAAAGAACAGCTCATCTCcatggaggaggtgaagaggaccACAGCCATGCAGGCCAGTGTGGCCAGGGAGAGCCTGGACACCACCAGCAGCCAGCTGACTGAGCTCAGTGACAAGCTGGCCCGCCTCACCTACCAGCTggatgaggagaagaggaagaggaggctggcCGAGGAGCGCTATACGAGCCAGCAGGAAGAGTACGAGGCAGCCGTGCGCCGGCGCCAGAAGGAGCTGGACGAGGTCAACTGGTCCAAGATTGACCTGGAGAAAGCGGTGAAGGACAAGGAGCGTGAGCTGGAGAGGCTCAGGATGCAGCTGGAAGAGGAGGCCACAAGGAGGCGCGGGGCGGAGCAGGATATTTCTAAG ACCTCCATGATGGTGCAGCAGTCTCAGAACCACTACACTGAGATCCTGTCTGAGAGGGACACCCTTCTGATCAAGTTGAAGCAGCTGGAACAGGACAAGACTCGCCAGGGTCGCTACGAAGAGGAACTGAACCGCGTCAAGGTCTCCCTTGAGACTGAGCTCCGCAACAAACAGCGTCTCCAGGAAGAAAGAGACAAGATCCACAAGGACTTTACATACTGGAAGAGCCAGTATGAACTGAAGGAGGGGCAGATGAGGCAATGTGACTCAGACAAGGacaagatggagagggagaggctcTCCCTGAAGAGCGATTTGGAGCGTATGATGGTGGAGCTGAGGACTGTGGAGGAGAGGTATAAGGGCAGGCTACAAAGCTCACAGGGGGAAGTGTCGGATCTGGCCCTGAAGAGAGATTCCCTGGAGAGGGAGCTAAGGAGGCTGCAGCAGAGGCCTGACTCCATGAGCATCCAGACCCAGACGGACGAGAAAGTGGTCACTGTGGATCCGTCCAAGCTCGTGTTCGATGGGGTTCGCCGAAAGGTCACCGCCCACCAGCTGTGTGATTGTGGCATCATCAGCAAGGCCACACTGGAGCAGTTGCTGAAGGGAAAGAGGACCGTGGAGGATGTGGCAGTGGACATCCAGCTCAGCCTCAAGGGAACAGGCGTCATTGCAGGGATGGTCAGAGGCCCCAAGGGCAGGATGTCCATCACTGAAGCCAAGACCAAGAACCTGCTCAGCCAAGAGAGCGCCATCATGCTACTGGAGGCCCAAGCTGCCACCGGCCACATCATGGACCCCAAATTCAACGAGAAGATGTCAGTTGATGCTGCCTGCTCCAGAGGGGTGGTGGACACAGACGATAGAGACACCCTGATGACAGCTGAAGCCGCCGGCACAGGCTTCAAAGACCCATACACCGGAAAGCTGCTGTCCATCGGACAGGCTCTAAAGCAAAACCGTCTGGACAAGAAGACAGCCCTCCGTTTGCTGCAGGCTCAGGAGTCCGTTGGCGGCATCCTGGACCCCGTTCTGAGCGTGTTCCTGCCTAAAGACCTTGCGCTTGATCGCAACCTGATCGACGAAGACCTCTACAGGGCCCTGAACAAGAAACCTGCCTGCTATCTGGACCCAATCACTGAGGAGAAGATCAGCTACAGTGATCTGAGGCTGAAGTGTAGGATGGAGCCCGCCTCTGGCCTGCTGCTCCTTCCAGTCCCAGAGAAGCCCATGACCGTGCAGGGTCTCAGGGGAGAGGTGTCTGTCACAGAGCTGATCAACTCCAACCTGCTGTCTGAGACCGATGTGCAGAAGCTGAACCAGGGAAAGCTCAGCAGCAAGGAAATTGAGGACAAGCTCAAGAACTACCTGCATGGTTCTACCTGTATTGCGGGGATCTATGATGAGGCAAACAACAGGATCATGACCATCTACCAGGCCATGAAGGAAGGTCTGCTCAGACGAGGAACCACCCTGGAACTTCTGGAAGCCCAGGCTGCCTCTGGCTTTGTGATCGACCCTATCAACAATGTCTGCATGAATGTGGAGGAGGCCTGGAAGAGAGGCCTTGTGGGCAAAGAGTTCAAAGACAAGCTGATGTCTGCAGAGAAAGCAGTCACTGGATACAAAGACCCCCACACTGGCAACACCATCTCCCTCTTCCAAGCCATCGAGAAGGATCTGATTGAGAAGGGCCATGGGATCAGGCTTCTGGAGGCTCAGATCGCCAGTGGTGGCATCATCGACCCCAAGGAGAGCCACCGTATCGATGTAGACATTGCCTACAAGAGGGGCTACTTTGATGAGGAAATGAATGAGATCCTGACCTACGAAGGAGATGACACCAAGGGCTTCTTTGACCCCAACACCCAGGAGAACCTGACCTATCTGCAGCTGAAGGAGAGGTGTATCACCGACCCCAAGACTGGTCTGGTTCTTCTGCCTTTGAGGGACAAGACCAATCCTCAGCAGATGGTTCAGCAGAGCAGCCAGAAGAACATCCTCCGTAAGAGGAGGGTAGTGATCGTAGACCCTGACACTGGAAAAGAGATGACCGTGAGGGAAGCTTACCATAAGGAGCTCATCGACTATGACACCTTTCTGGATCTCTCAGAGCAGGAGTGTGAGTGGGAGGAGATCACAATCAGAGCTTCTGATGGTTCAGCCCGTATGGTTGTGGTGGACAGGAAGACAGGCACACAGTATGACATCCAGGACTCCCTGGACCGCGGCATCATCGACCAGACCTCCCTAGATCAGTATCGTTTAGGAACCCTGACTCTGACCAAGTTTGCCGACCTCATCACCAGCAAGAGCAGCCTGAGCGAGCTGTCAATCACCGCCAGCAACATGGAAGATGTGGCCACCTGCACCAGTCCCACCCAGGCCTGCCCTTCTTCCCCCACCGTACGCAAGCGCTTCAACAGCATATCCATCACCTTCTCCCCAACAGATGAGTTTGATGAAGGGAGCCCCATAGCGGCCATCTTTGATATGGAGACAATGGAGAAGATCACCATCCCAGAGGCTCTACGGAGAGGCATAGTTGATGCAATTACAGCTCAGAAGCTTTTGGAGGCCCAGGCCTGTACTGGAGGCATCATCAACCCCACCAATGGCCAGCGGCTTAACCTGCAGGATGCCGTCCACCAAGGCCTCATCGATGATGACATGGCCACCAAGCTGAAGCCAGCCCAGAAAGCCTTCATGGGCTTCGAAGATGTGAAGACTAAGAGGAAGATGTCTGTGGTCGAGGCCATGAAGGAGAAATGGCTGCCTTACGAGGCTGGCACAAGGTTCATGGAGTTCCAGTATCTGACAGGAGGGCTTTTAGAACCCGGCAAGGGACAGAAGACCAGCATTGAGACGGCCATCCGGAGGGGCTGGCTGGATGGGAAAGGAGCACAGAAGCTTCAGGACACAAGGAGCCATACCAAGTACCTGACCTGCCCCAAAACCAAGTTGAAGATCTCCTACAAGGAGGCCATGGACAGCTGCATGGTGGAGGAAGGCAATGGCATGAAGATGCTCCAGGCTTCCTCCATGTCCAGCAAGGGCATTAGCAGCCCTTACAACGTGTCCAACCCAGGCTCCCGTTCGGGCTCCAGGGCTGGCTCACTGGCTACCTCTCGTACCGGGTCCAGGAGTGGCTCCCGCAGGGGCAGTGTGGACTACTCCTCCAGCTACAGCACCTTCACCACTTCTGCCTCCAACACCTTAAGCGTCAACTCAAAGTTCTAA